The window AGGCGGTCATAGCTGGCCAGGGACAATTGCCGGGTCCGGTCGCAGGTATGACTGATCAGTGCGGTCCCAAGCTGCCGGGCTTCACGGGCCGGGACCGGATCGACAAAAAAGATCCAGGCATGTGCTCCATTGCCGGAGCGGGAAATTTCCAGCGCCGCCGGAATGCCGAGTTCCCGGCAGGATTGCATGTAGGCCCCGGCGTCCTCCCGCCAGTCGGCTCCATCGAAGTCCACCGCGAGAAAATGGCAGTTGTTATCGCGGAGGAGCGGGTAGACGCCGATGGTTTGTTTCCCTGCCAGGTGGTCATAGATCACTTGATCGGTCACCGGCAGCAACCGGCGCTGGTGGCAGTCGCCGCATTTCACCCGGGGTTTATGACAAACGCCAGGTTTCCACTCGTTACCGCAGGCCGGGGAATAGCCTGAGGTGCCCTTGGCCGACTCCCAGCGCTGGGGGTAGACGTCCTCCCGTCCCCGGAACAGCCGGCGGAACAGGGCGATTTTATCGTCAATGCTGAAATGGATTGGACCTGGAGCCGGTTCCGCCATGGCGGGAACGGGGGAAGGAGCGGTCGGTTCTTCCCAATCCATGCCGTGCTGGGTCAGTAATTCCCTGAGGCGGGTGATCTCCTCGCGTAGCCGCCGGAGTTCGTCCTTTTCATTCAGGCTCTTGTCACTCTTCGGTAAATCCATACTCCGCCATCAGCATGTCGTTGGGGAACCATGGTTTCCAAGTCACCCCCCATGTCACCCCCCAAGTCAGCCCCCAGGATGTCGCAGCTTTTGTCATAGCTCTGTCATAGCTCAGTGTGGCAAGTCATGTCGCGAGTTTGTCGAAAGCTCACGCCCCAATCTGTCGCACCACAATATGGCCAAGCGTACTGCATCAAGATAAGCTCCGTCGATTATTCGAGAGATTCGTTCCTGTCTTTAGACGGTTCGGCTTGATGGCGGAACTCGACCAATGTTGTTCAACTGCCTGTATAAATGTGGGGCGAACAAGTTTGGCTCGATGTTCAAGCCAGTGACCGTGATCAATTCGCAAATAAATCCCTTCAGCAGGCTGATTGGTCAGTTTTGATTGCGATAAGAGTCCTCGAATCTCGGGATAGTTAAACCGACCGCGCGCAATGCATGGTATTTTGATAATTTGCATTTCATCTAAGAGCCGATCCCGGCGCGCCGTGGCCAGAAAGCGACCTGCCTCCCGGTCATAAATATCAAAGGCGAGAAACCAGTCCGGCAGACGATCGTAAAAAACTGAGTGCCGGGCATAGCACCACTCGCCAAACAGGATGTATCGGTCAGAGAGATGCTCGAAAAGCGCATCGGTGTGGAACGCCAGCCATTCGCCAAGTTTTTTCCACTGTCCTGAGCCGGGCAGATGCAAATAGGCCCCCCTGTTCTGGGCGCGGATATTCCCATCGGCATCAAACGAGAGCCCCAGGTTTGCTCCGTCCACTTTTTCTTCTATGGTCACCTCATGCGTCAGGAATTCATCACGTTCTGATTCTGTCAGAACCTTATCACCCCTGATGTTAACCCCCGGCATGGTCGCCAGATGAGGTGTTGAGGGAAATTTGAAAAAATCGTCTTTCACGGCTCCATCTTCTCGAGATATTTGCCTTCAACATACCCAGGGCAAAGGAACTGGACGGTAATCCCAACCTCAGCCAGGGCATCCTTCCATCCCCACCATTTGCTGTCGGTAGCCTGCAATATCGGCGGTTTGTCCACATGGGCGTTGGCCACAGCGACAAACTTGCGGTCTGATTTGTCGAAATCGTTCAGGGCGTCATGCGTGGGGAATTCTTGGTATGAATCGCCATTTATGGTGATAGTCACTCTGCTGCAATACTCTGGGTTATACCGGTGATCGTTCACCCACTTCATGAAGGCATCGCCCATACCCGGCTGTCCCTTCATGGAAAGCTGCTGCCGGTATTCATCGAAAATTTCGTCTCCCGCATCGATGATCAGGCCACGTTTATTTATGACGTGCTCAACCACCTTAATGCATGCCAGCACACAGGCGTCGGATACGTCAGAGTCCGGGTCCGGCTGGGTGGCGAGATTGGCCGTCTTCGGCACATTTGTATCCACCAGACATTTCTTCGGCAGGATCATGCGGAGGCCTCCGTCTTTACGGCTTTTTGCATCCTCTTCTCCATGGCGGCCTTGGCCTGCTCGGTTATGTCGCCCATTTCATCGCCAAAGAAGTTCTCCGGCCAATTCTGAATGTTACCGAAGATATCGATTTTCAAAGGCTCCAGGGTTGCGGGTGTCTTGGTGATATTGGCGAAATAGGCTGATACTTTTTCTTGCGGGACCGCATCTTCGGCGATACGGCGCTGCAGGCGGCGCAGAAAATGCTCCGAGTGGGTCTCGATAACCAGTTGAATGTTCCTGTCTGCCCCGTCTTCCCGTGAGTTGATAACATCGATCATTACATCGGCCAGCGCCGACTGCGCATTCGGATGCAGGTGGATCTCCGGCTGTTCCATGAGGATGATCGACCCGGAGGGAGCGTAAAAACACTGCACAAGAACCGGAAGAACCTGTGATATGCCGAAACCGACGTCCGGGAGATCGACCCAGTCTCTTGATCCCTTGGTGCGAACCTTGACCTCGTACTCCTGCCGCTGCTCCGATATCGGGTTGACCTTGAATTCCTCGATCAGTCCCATTTCCTTGAGCTTGAGGGCAATGATCTCCTCAAAAGGTTTGGCTGGCCGTTTGTAACGCAGACTGATCTTCCGAGTTCGTGCCGCAAGAATCGCCGCGACGGTATTTTCCCCCGCATAGCCGACACTCTCAGGCTCCATCCCGGTCCATGAATACAGACGCTCCGCCTTGGTGCGCAGAGGTCCAAGATAACAGAGAGATCGGTACAGCTTTTCATGGCGCAGGTTAAACTCCTGAACGAAGTCCGCGTTCTGGTGATAGGCGACCACCTCATCAGGGAAGCCGTAAAACCGGACCGGAGCACCGGGATACCAGACCCGTCCCTGCTTGCGTTTCAGTGTGTAATTGGTCGCTTCCACCTTGTACTCGGACTTGACGTCGGATTTTCGCTCCATGCCG is drawn from Acidobacteriota bacterium and contains these coding sequences:
- a CDS encoding DUF3696 domain-containing protein; translated protein: MLKQLRIQNFKGWKDTGTIRMASISLFFGANSSGKSSIGQFLMMLKQTAESPDRKAVFYPGGKNSAVQLGSYQEMVFHRDPKNKITFDYRWSLPEILKFKDPLTGQTFSGDNLSFHAEVGLGDKDQYTLALDQLKYELLEKDESRLSIGMERKSDVKSEYKVEATNYTLKRKQGRVWYPGAPVRFYGFPDEVVAYHQNADFVQEFNLRHEKLYRSLCYLGPLRTKAERLYSWTGMEPESVGYAGENTVAAILAARTRKISLRYKRPAKPFEEIIALKLKEMGLIEEFKVNPISEQRQEYEVKVRTKGSRDWVDLPDVGFGISQVLPVLVQCFYAPSGSIILMEQPEIHLHPNAQSALADVMIDVINSREDGADRNIQLVIETHSEHFLRRLQRRIAEDAVPQEKVSAYFANITKTPATLEPLKIDIFGNIQNWPENFFGDEMGDITEQAKAAMEKRMQKAVKTEASA
- a CDS encoding RNA ligase family protein — translated: MPGVNIRGDKVLTESERDEFLTHEVTIEEKVDGANLGLSFDADGNIRAQNRGAYLHLPGSGQWKKLGEWLAFHTDALFEHLSDRYILFGEWCYARHSVFYDRLPDWFLAFDIYDREAGRFLATARRDRLLDEMQIIKIPCIARGRFNYPEIRGLLSQSKLTNQPAEGIYLRIDHGHWLEHRAKLVRPTFIQAVEQHWSSSAIKPNRLKTGTNLSNNRRSLS